One Fusobacterium ulcerans DNA segment encodes these proteins:
- a CDS encoding [FeFe] hydrogenase, group A, giving the protein MTSKSIILQSSFGSVFSTVEDIEEREGIESGSRMVVVAGRVNNPGVIAIPENATLNDVIGLAGGIKNKKSFKAAQFGLPFGGFLTKKSLDKVIDFSLFPEGIDRNIIILSEEDCIVSFAKFYVEFLMSKIERSEYIQYTSVQNEIERIWRILDRISKGKANMRDIYLLRCLSETIKSELNQRHNLVLESIEEFYEEIEEHIEEHKCAAGQCIHLLKFRITEKCIGCTACARVCPVKCISGKIKERHILDTSRCTHCGQCVAACPVGAIFEGDHTMKLLKDLATPNRIVVVQVAPAVRVAIGEAFGFEAGTNVEKKLVGALKKLGVNYVFDTTWAADITVMEEASEFQERLERFYKGDDTVRLPILTSCCPAWVKFIEQNYPDMLDVPSSVKSPMQIFSTIAKDIWAKEKGYVRERVSVVGIMPCLAKKYEASRPEFSRGDNYDTDYVISTRELIKIFKESGINLKDIEEKEFDNPLGEYSGAGIIFGRTGGVIEAATRSTIEMITGTHLDEIEFKELRGWEGFRTAELTIGHIELRIGIAHGLEEAAKMLDKIRAGEEFFHAIEIMACKGGCIGGGGQPKAVKKQETLEKRAEGLNAIDRGMKIRRSHENPYVKAIYDKYLDYPLSHKAHELLHTKYFPKIKNR; this is encoded by the coding sequence ATGACAAGCAAAAGTATTATTCTCCAAAGTTCATTTGGATCAGTATTTTCAACAGTTGAAGATATTGAGGAGAGAGAAGGTATTGAGAGCGGAAGCAGGATGGTAGTAGTTGCTGGAAGGGTAAATAATCCAGGAGTTATAGCAATACCAGAAAATGCAACTTTAAATGATGTGATTGGGTTGGCAGGTGGAATTAAAAATAAGAAAAGCTTCAAAGCTGCTCAATTTGGACTGCCATTTGGAGGATTTCTTACTAAAAAAAGTTTGGATAAAGTTATTGATTTTTCTCTGTTCCCAGAAGGAATAGACAGAAATATCATTATTTTATCAGAAGAAGATTGTATTGTTTCTTTTGCTAAGTTCTATGTAGAATTTTTGATGAGTAAAATAGAACGTAGCGAATACATCCAATATACATCAGTGCAAAATGAAATAGAAAGAATATGGAGAATATTAGACAGAATCTCTAAAGGAAAAGCAAATATGAGAGATATCTATCTTCTTAGATGTCTGTCTGAAACTATTAAATCAGAATTAAATCAAAGACATAATCTTGTATTGGAAAGTATAGAAGAATTTTATGAAGAGATAGAAGAGCATATAGAAGAGCATAAATGTGCTGCGGGACAATGTATTCATCTTTTAAAATTCAGAATAACTGAAAAATGTATAGGATGTACAGCTTGTGCCAGAGTATGTCCTGTAAAATGTATCAGTGGAAAAATCAAAGAAAGACACATTTTAGATACAAGCAGATGTACTCACTGTGGTCAATGTGTTGCTGCCTGTCCAGTAGGAGCAATATTTGAAGGAGATCACACAATGAAACTGTTAAAAGATTTGGCAACACCAAACAGAATCGTTGTAGTACAAGTAGCTCCAGCAGTAAGAGTAGCTATTGGAGAAGCATTTGGATTTGAAGCTGGAACAAATGTTGAAAAGAAATTAGTAGGAGCACTGAAAAAACTAGGTGTAAACTATGTATTTGATACAACTTGGGCTGCTGATATTACTGTAATGGAAGAAGCAAGTGAATTTCAAGAGAGACTTGAAAGATTCTATAAGGGTGATGATACAGTAAGACTTCCAATACTGACTTCTTGCTGTCCAGCATGGGTTAAATTCATTGAACAAAATTACCCTGATATGCTTGATGTACCATCTTCTGTAAAATCTCCTATGCAGATATTCTCTACAATAGCTAAAGATATCTGGGCTAAAGAAAAAGGATATGTAAGAGAGAGAGTATCAGTAGTAGGAATAATGCCATGTCTTGCTAAAAAATATGAAGCATCAAGACCAGAATTCTCAAGAGGAGATAACTATGATACAGATTATGTTATTTCTACAAGAGAGCTTATCAAAATATTTAAAGAATCTGGAATTAATCTTAAAGATATAGAAGAAAAAGAATTTGATAATCCATTAGGAGAATATTCTGGAGCAGGTATCATCTTTGGAAGAACTGGAGGAGTTATCGAGGCAGCAACAAGAAGTACTATTGAAATGATAACTGGAACTCATCTTGATGAGATAGAATTTAAAGAATTAAGAGGATGGGAAGGGTTCAGAACAGCTGAACTTACTATTGGACATATAGAACTTAGAATAGGTATCGCTCATGGACTGGAAGAAGCTGCAAAAATGCTTGATAAAATAAGAGCAGGAGAAGAATTTTTCCATGCTATTGAAATCATGGCATGTAAAGGTGGATGTATTGGTGGTGGAGGACAGCCAAAAGCTGTTAAGAAACAAGAAACACTTGAGAAAAGAGCAGAGGGACTTAACGCTATTGACAGAGGAATGAAGATCAGAAGATCTCATGAAAATCCATATGTTAAAGCAATATATGACAAATATTTAGATTATCCATTAAGTCATAAAGCACATGAACTTTTACATACTAAGTATTTCCCAAAAATCAAAAACAGATAG
- a CDS encoding DMT family transporter: MENKKSSLIQLHIAVLLFGISGLFGKFLTQPSIIIVLGRVFFSSIFLFVGLTITKENLKLKSRKDMLIIAFMGIVLAIHWSSFFQGIKLSTVAIGLLTFSTFPIFVTFMEPFFFGEKLKKEDIILAFITFAGVMFVIPDFHMGNEMTVGAMYGILSSLSYAVLSILNRKYVKEYKGVVIAFYEQLVSLIVLLPFFFIMEPVFTRKDIFLLILLGTVFTGITHTLFINSLKDIKTQTAGIISSLEPLYGIILSIFLLNEVPSVKEIAGGLLILGTVFYSTIKNLKNKN; encoded by the coding sequence ATGGAGAATAAGAAATCATCATTGATACAACTTCATATAGCAGTGCTTCTTTTTGGAATATCAGGGCTATTCGGAAAATTTTTGACACAGCCGTCAATAATAATTGTGCTGGGAAGAGTATTCTTTTCCAGTATATTTCTTTTTGTTGGTCTGACTATAACTAAAGAAAATTTAAAATTGAAAAGCAGAAAAGATATGTTGATTATAGCTTTTATGGGAATAGTATTGGCTATACATTGGAGCAGTTTTTTTCAAGGAATAAAACTCTCAACAGTAGCAATAGGATTATTAACTTTTTCTACTTTTCCAATTTTTGTCACATTTATGGAACCTTTTTTCTTTGGGGAAAAATTAAAAAAAGAAGATATAATACTGGCGTTTATAACCTTTGCTGGAGTAATGTTTGTTATACCTGATTTTCACATGGGAAATGAAATGACTGTAGGAGCAATGTATGGAATTTTATCCAGTTTATCATATGCAGTTCTTTCAATATTAAATAGAAAATATGTAAAAGAATATAAGGGAGTGGTAATAGCTTTCTATGAACAGCTGGTATCTCTTATAGTACTTCTGCCTTTTTTCTTTATTATGGAGCCAGTATTTACCAGAAAAGATATTTTTTTGTTGATACTTTTGGGAACTGTATTTACAGGGATAACCCATACACTCTTTATAAACAGCCTAAAGGATATAAAGACCCAGACAGCAGGAATAATTTCCAGCTTAGAACCTTTATATGGAATAATTTTATCAATATTTCTTTTAAATGAAGTCCCGTCTGTAAAAGAAATTGCAGGAGGTCTGCTCATATTAGGAACTGTATTTTATTCTACAATAAAAAATTTGAAAAATAAAAATTAA